One region of Armigeres subalbatus isolate Guangzhou_Male chromosome 3, GZ_Asu_2, whole genome shotgun sequence genomic DNA includes:
- the LOC134226782 gene encoding uncharacterized protein LOC134226782, whose amino-acid sequence MGGNEAQTYCLRWNNHKSNLVEILDALIKMECYVDCTIYVDEQIQFKAHRVVLAANSPYFQAILQDVPMDHCTILFPGVQEFEMRALLEYMYTGEVNVTQAQIPRIMKIAEQLEVKGLFDMADIRGRFENMVVEHERDREEPYVSNNNYSTKPQPPPCSNQESPPVISTSTNVSIAQSSSSSPPYTYKSPYTSLYNRTSPTAIETEKDRDRDRDRERDREREREREYEERERRDSLSYSRPPPHPAYPHSNEPSLDEQPQTSSSSIPHPSQSLRWSMPGQIPVTMHQPPQLHNVLSSVYDSSSDMNPLKRKKLQSMTTMLRDTPILRNVLAQPNAADSSQTPPSPLGMVQLPGLKSEAVGTANLSGHHRSSELAISHHSNGGGYKHIKEPLSPYGDKSYDDDAMLEPRLNYSADDARLASYVPHQQQKPEWKRYKQYTRTDILNAIECVRKGMSALQASRKFGVPSRTLYDKVKKLGITTGRPMNRTIKRSPSSGGSPAPFPYGLSGASHMFGPGHPGDPQMPSQSQMQHADDDKARMMNHAGHHLPHPAAALLDPSFLQQALEARGGEALQAMAFAAAAHAAVNGINTTPTTHGSNRSPSPNVLMKYMRSVSMSSPEDREVPREPSEGDRHPHSNGSEGYERLERRPSEHKDLRDVSGSTDDIVEDLSMARREHDSDRGSVSPPPMPPSHMQPQHIPQHHISHSVSQPPPPPPPSMMPPQQQGVIVPAPSKLKDDYSIKREMMTEPNNAPPMESS is encoded by the exons ATGGGTGGTAACGAGGCACAAACCTACTGTCTACGATGGAATAACCACAAGTCCAACCTGGTCGAGATTCTCGATGCGCTCATCAAGATGGAATGCTACGTCGACTGTACGATCTACGTCGACGAGCAGATTCAATTCAAAGCGCATCGCGTTGTTTTGGCGGCCAACTCGCCGTATTTCCAAGCCATTCTGCAGGACGTTCCCATGGACCACTGCACCATTTTGTTTCCAGGAGTACAGGAGTTCGAAATGCGAGCACTTCTCGAATACATGTATACTGGGGAAGTGAATGTTACACAGGCCCAGATTCCGCGGATTATGAAAATTGCCGAACAGCTCGAAGTCAAAGGCCTGTTCGATATGGCCGATATCAGAGGAAGATTCGAGAATATGGTTGTTGAGCATGAACGTGATCGAGAGGAACCATACGTAAGCAATAATAACTACAGTACGAAACCGCAACCTCCACCATGTAGCAATCAAGAGTCACCGCCAGTAATTTCTACATCTACCAACGTTTCCATTGCTCAAAGCAGTAGTTCATCACCGCCGTATACCTACAAATCGCCTTATACAAGCTTGTATAATCGTACCAGTCCAACAGCGATTGAAACAGAAAAGGACCGTGATCGCGACCGTGACCGTGAACGAGACCGAGAGCGAGAACGAGAACGCGAGTATGAAGAACGCGAACGTCGTGATTCATTGTCCTATTCTCGCCCTCCTCCACATCCAGCATACCCACACTCGAACGAACCGTCGCTAGATGAACAACCGCAAACTTCATCCTCCTCAATCCCCCATCCATCGCAGAGTCTTCGGTGGTCTATGCCCGGTCAAATTCCAGTTACCATGCACCAGCCCCCGCAACTCCACAATGTGCTCAGCTCAGTGTACGACTCCAGCTCCGATATGAACCCACTCAAACGCAAGAAGCTCCAGTCCATGACCACCATGCTGCGGGACACACCGATCCTAAGGAACGTTCTTGCACAACCGAATGCTGCTGATTCCTCGCAAACTCCACCCTCGCCATTAGGAATGGTACAGCTTCCGGGACTGAAATCGGAAGCAGTCGGCACTGCCAACCTTTCCGGACACCATCGTTCTTCGGAACTTGCCATCAGTCATCACTCCAACGGCGGCGGATACAAG CACATAAAAGAGCCACTATCCCCATATGGTGATAAATCGTACGATGATGATGCCATGCTGGAACCCCGCCTAAACTACAGTGCCGATGATGCACGCCTAGCGTCCTACGTCCCGCACCAACAGCAGAAACCCGAATGGAAGCGATACAAACAGTACACCCGAACCGACATCCTGAACGCGATCGAATGTGTCCGCAAAGGTATGAGCGCGCTCCAGGCGTCCCGCAAGTTTGGGGTTCCTTCGCGAACGCTCTACGATAAGGTAAAGAAGCTCGGAATCACAACCGGGCGACCAATGAACCGGACGATAAAACGAAGTCCAAGTTCCGGTGGAAGCCCGGCACCATTCCCATACGGTCTGAGCGGGGCATCGCACATGTTTGGTCCGGGTCATCCGGGAGACCCACAAATGCCATCACAATCTCAAATGCAGCATGCCGATGACGACAAAGCCAGAATGATGAATCACGCTGGTCATCATTTACCACACCCAGCTGCAGCCCTTCTCGATCCTTCGTTCCTTCAACAGGCTTTGGAGGCACGTGGCGGGGAAGCGCTTCAAGCTATGGCGTTCGCTGCAGCAGCACATGCTGCTGTAAACGGAATCAACACCACCCCAACAACGCATGGTTCCAATCGTTCACCTAGTCCAAACGTTTTGATGAAGTACATGCGTTCGGTGTCGATGAGTTCCCCGGAGGATCGTGAGGTGCCTCGTGAACCGAGCGAAGGCGACCGTCACCCCCACAGCAACGGCTCCGAAGGTTACGAACGGCTGGAACGCAGGCCTAGTGAGCATAAAGATCTCAGAGACGTGAGCGGCAGTACCGATGATATCGTGGAGGATCTGTCGATGGCAAGGCGCGAGCACGACTCGGATCGTGGATCAGTGTCACCACCTCCCATGCCACCGAGTCACATGCAACCTCAGCATATCCCGCAGCATCACATTTCCCATTCCGTGTCACAGCCTCCGCCTCCTCCACCACCGTCGATGATGCCGCCTCAGCAGCAGGGTGTAATCGTCCCGGCTCCGAGCAAACTCAAAGATGATTATTCGATCAAGCGAGAAATGATGACCGAGCCGAACAACGCACCACCAATGGAATCCTCGTAA